From one Mustela nigripes isolate SB6536 chromosome 16, MUSNIG.SB6536, whole genome shotgun sequence genomic stretch:
- the TEKT1 gene encoding tektin-1 — protein sequence MAKLLQPPPKFLPSEWQVANKNQYHRAEAQRSRSERLVAESQRLVDEIEKTTRKSQSDVDKKLEQRLEEVRFWKKELDDKLEQLVYITEDLLTYQTRLVNALESMKEPLHINQMCLEYREKRVGIDLVHDVVEQELVKEAEIIRGVMALLTRTLEEVSEQIRLNRSAKYNLEKDLKDKFVALTIDDICFSLNNNSPNIHYSEKAVRVEPHSVSLEDWLDFSNNNVEKADRQRNNSLALKALVDRILSQTASDLHRQCDVVDMAFRNGLQETKAARDQLAAHLAKVMEEIACQEKNITVLEKAILDQEGPAKVAHTRLETRTHRPNVELCRDVAQYRLLREVGEIAHNVARLKDALGQAQAELQGLHRRQLALQEEIQVKDNTIYIDEVLCTHMRKSIPLRDGGDQGQQAGGLQPDAVC from the exons ATGGCCAAACTGCTCCAACCTCCCCCCAAGTTCCTGCCCTCAGAGTGGCAGGTCGCTAACAAGAACCAGTACCACAGAGCAGAGGCCCAGCGGTCCCGGTCCGAACGCCTGGTGGCAGAGAGCCAGAGGCTTGTGGATGAGATTGAAAAGACCACGAGGAAGTCTCAAAGCGATGTGGACAAGAAACTAG AACAGAGGCTCGAGGAAGTCCGGTTCTGGAAGAAGGAGCTGGACGACAAGCTCGAGCAGCTGGTGTACATCACAGAGGACCTGCTCACGTACCAGACCAGACTGGTGAACGCCCTGGAGAGCATGAAGGAGCCCCTGCATATCAACCAGATGTGCCTGGAGTACAG GGAGAAGCGGGTGGGCATCGACCTGGTGCATGACGTGGTGGAGCAGGAGCTGGTGAAGGAGGCCGAGATCATCCGCGGGGTCATGGCCCTGCTGACCCGCACCCTGGAGGAGGTGTCTGAGCAGATCAG GCTGAACCGCTCGGCCAAGTACAACCTGGAGAAGGACTTGAAGGACAAGTTTGTGGCCCTGACCATCGAcgacatctgcttctccctcaacaaCAACTCCCCAAACATCCACTACTCGGAGAAGGCCGTGAGGGTCGAGCCACA CTCCGTGAGTCTGGAAGACTGGCTGGACTTCTCCAACAACAATGTGGAGAAGGCCGACAGGCAGAGGAACAACTCGCTGGCCCTGAAGGCCCTGGTGGACCGGATCCTGTCGCAGACGGCCAGTGACCTGCACAGGCAGTGTGACGTGGTGGACATGGCGTTCAGGAATGGGCTGCAGGAGACCAAGGCTGCCAGGGACCAGCTGGCCGCCCACCTGGCCAAG GTCATGGAAGAGATCGCTTGCCAGGAGAAGAACATCACTGTCCTCGAGAAGGCCATCCTTGACCAAGAGGGGCCTGCCAAGGTGGCTCACACGCGCCTGGAGACCAGAACCCACCGGCCGAACGTGGAGCTGTGCCGCGACGTGGCGCAGTACCGGCTGCTCAGGGAGGTGGGCGAGATCGCCCACAATGTGGCCAG ACTGAAGGATGCCTTGGGCCAGGCCCAGGCGGAGCTGCAGGGCCTGCACCGCAGGCAGCTGGCCCTGCAGGAGGAGATCCAGGTCAAGGACAACACCATCTACATCGACGAGGTGCTGTGCACCCACATGAGGAAGTCCATCCCCCTGCGGGACGGCGGCGACCAGGGCCAGCAGGCGGGGGGCTTGCAGCCCGATGCTGTCTGCTGA